A window from Theobroma cacao cultivar B97-61/B2 chromosome 3, Criollo_cocoa_genome_V2, whole genome shotgun sequence encodes these proteins:
- the LOC18605640 gene encoding uncharacterized protein LOC18605640 — MKKVVLKLDLHDGKYRSKAMKTASGLSGVDSVSLDMKDQKLTVVGDVDPVVVVRKLRKLCHTDIVSVGPAKEPEKKKEEPKKEEPKKPAETKKDPPKDAVPYPYAYLYPAPSYYLHDNYPYGTKIVEESQPGCIIC, encoded by the exons ATGAAG AAAGTTGTGTTGAAATTGGATTTACACGACGGCAAGTACAGATCAAAAGCCATGAAGACAGCTTCTGGCCTTTCAG GGGTTGATTCAGTTTCACTGGACATGAAGGACCAAAAATTGACAGTGGTAGGAGACGTTGATCCAGTGGTCGTAGTGAGAAAACTGAGGAAGCTGTGCCACACAGATATAGTTTCGGTTGGACCAGCAAAAGAGccagagaagaagaaagaagagccCAAGAAAGAGGAGCCAAAGAAGCCAGCAGAAACTAAGAAAGATCCCCCAAAAGACGCTGTGCCTTACCCCTATGCGTATCTTTATCCAGCGCCCTCATATTATCTTCACGACAATTACCCTTATGGTACTAAAATCGTTGAGGAAAGTCAGCCTGGTTGCATTATCTGCTAA